Proteins encoded together in one Aeromonas encheleia window:
- the hslR gene encoding ribosome-associated heat shock protein Hsp15, with product MANPAESTIQVRLDKWLWAARFYKTRSLARDQIDGGKVHYNGQRSKPGKIVETGALIRFWQGQDEREVRVLQVSEQRKSAPLAQQLYEETEESLKKRAQNSEARRFNSQFAPSPERRPDKQERRQLLKVKQY from the coding sequence ATGGCGAATCCAGCAGAAAGCACAATCCAGGTCCGTCTCGACAAATGGTTGTGGGCCGCGCGTTTCTACAAGACCCGCAGCCTGGCCCGGGACCAGATAGATGGCGGCAAGGTGCATTATAACGGCCAGCGCAGCAAGCCGGGAAAGATAGTCGAAACCGGCGCCCTCATCCGCTTCTGGCAAGGCCAGGACGAGCGGGAAGTCAGAGTGCTGCAAGTCAGCGAGCAGCGCAAGTCGGCCCCCCTCGCCCAGCAGCTCTATGAAGAGACCGAGGAGAGCCTGAAGAAACGGGCCCAGAACAGCGAGGCGCGGCGTTTCAACAGCCAGTTTGCCCCAAGCCCCGAGCGTCGTCCCGACAAGCAGGAACGGCGCCAGCTGCTCAAGGTCAAACAATATTAG
- a CDS encoding GntR family transcriptional regulator: protein MNPPYQTRTQMVMENLRGRILRGEFPAGAPLRQDAIAKELAVSRIPVREALMQLEAQGLVKFEAHRGAVVTMLEASAIEELFYLRALLEADTLFHAVDMMTEETFAQAQAILAQFDQALESGTQIEHWAELNHRFHATLYQAANRPRALELIAQINLSCDRYVRFELLFAQGGIDKAEREHAKLLELCRARRKHEAVVLLKQHIEAAGQSVKQILANGHHQ from the coding sequence ATGAACCCACCCTATCAGACCCGCACCCAGATGGTGATGGAGAACCTCCGCGGCCGGATCCTGCGCGGTGAATTTCCCGCCGGCGCCCCGCTGCGCCAGGACGCCATCGCCAAGGAGCTGGCGGTGAGCCGCATTCCGGTGCGGGAGGCGCTGATGCAGCTGGAGGCACAGGGGCTGGTGAAATTCGAGGCCCATCGCGGCGCCGTGGTCACCATGCTGGAGGCCTCGGCCATCGAGGAGCTCTTTTATTTGCGAGCCCTGCTGGAAGCCGATACCCTGTTCCACGCCGTCGACATGATGACGGAGGAGACCTTCGCCCAGGCGCAAGCCATCCTGGCCCAGTTTGATCAGGCACTCGAATCGGGCACCCAGATAGAACACTGGGCCGAGTTGAACCACCGTTTTCACGCCACCCTCTATCAGGCCGCCAATCGCCCCCGGGCACTGGAGCTGATCGCCCAGATCAATCTGAGCTGCGATCGCTATGTGCGCTTCGAGCTGCTGTTTGCTCAGGGCGGCATAGACAAGGCCGAACGCGAACACGCCAAGCTGCTGGAGCTGTGCCGCGCCCGTCGCAAGCACGAGGCCGTGGTACTGCTCAAGCAACACATCGAGGCGGCAGGCCAGTCGGTCAAGCAGATCCTGGCCAACGGCCACCACCAGTGA
- the exeD gene encoding GspD family T2SS secretin variant ExeD: MINKGKGWRLATVAAALMMAGSAWATEYAASFKNADIEEFINTVGKNLNKTIIIEPSVRGKINVRSYDLLNEDQYYQFFLSVLDVYGFAVVPMNNGVLKVVRAKDAKTSSIPVVDDSNPGVGDEMVTRVVPVRNVSVRELAPLLRQLNDNAGGGNVVHYEPSNVLLITGRAAVVNRLVEVVRRVDRAGDQDMDVIKLRYASAGEMVRLVTNLNKDGNNQGANASILLSPKVVADERTNSVVISGEPKARARIIQMVRQLDKDLQSQGNTRVFYLKYGKAKDLVDVLKGVSSSIAADKKGGTAAAATGGASIGGGQLAISADETTNALVITAQPDVMAELEQVIAKLDIRRAQVLVEAIIVEIQDGDGLNLGVQWANANGGGTQFTNTGLPIGPAIIAGKDYKDNGNTEGLENLLGSFSGMAAGFYKGDWAMLVTALSTNTKNDILSTPSIVTMDNHEASFNVGQEVPVQSGSQSSTTSDQVFNTIERKTVGTKLVVTPQINEGDSVLLNIEQEVSSVAQAQAAGTANLGPTFDTRTVKNAVLVKSGETVVLGGLMDEQTKEQVSKVPLLGDIPVLGYLFRSTSNTTAKRNLMVFIRPTILRDANVYSGVSSNKYTLFRAEQLNLAAEEGYATSPARQVLPAYGQDVMLSPEVQKQIELMKAQQQATATGAHSQVQQAPAQGQPFVQGQP; the protein is encoded by the coding sequence ATGATAAATAAAGGGAAAGGCTGGCGTCTGGCCACGGTTGCGGCGGCCTTGATGATGGCAGGCTCCGCCTGGGCCACCGAGTATGCCGCCAGTTTCAAGAATGCCGATATCGAAGAGTTCATCAACACGGTCGGCAAGAACCTGAACAAGACCATCATCATCGAGCCCTCGGTGCGCGGCAAGATCAATGTCCGCAGTTACGATCTGCTCAATGAGGATCAGTACTACCAGTTCTTCCTGAGCGTGCTCGACGTCTATGGCTTCGCCGTGGTGCCCATGAACAACGGGGTGCTCAAGGTGGTGCGCGCCAAGGATGCCAAGACCTCCTCCATCCCGGTGGTGGACGACAGCAACCCTGGCGTGGGTGACGAGATGGTGACCCGGGTGGTGCCGGTGCGCAACGTCTCGGTGCGCGAACTGGCGCCCCTGTTGCGCCAGCTCAACGACAACGCCGGCGGCGGCAACGTGGTGCACTACGAGCCCTCTAACGTACTGCTGATCACCGGCCGTGCCGCCGTGGTGAATCGTCTGGTCGAGGTCGTGCGCCGGGTAGACCGGGCGGGGGATCAGGACATGGACGTCATCAAGCTGAGATATGCCTCGGCCGGCGAGATGGTGCGGCTGGTGACCAACCTCAACAAGGATGGCAACAACCAGGGGGCCAACGCCTCCATACTGCTCTCTCCCAAGGTGGTGGCGGACGAGCGCACCAACTCGGTGGTGATCAGCGGTGAGCCCAAGGCGCGGGCCCGCATCATCCAGATGGTGCGTCAGCTCGACAAGGATCTGCAGAGCCAGGGCAACACCCGGGTCTTCTACCTGAAATATGGCAAGGCCAAGGATCTGGTGGATGTGCTCAAGGGGGTCAGCTCCAGCATCGCGGCCGACAAGAAGGGCGGTACTGCGGCGGCTGCCACCGGCGGTGCCAGCATAGGTGGCGGCCAACTGGCCATCTCCGCCGACGAGACCACCAATGCGCTGGTGATCACCGCCCAGCCGGACGTGATGGCCGAGCTGGAGCAGGTCATCGCCAAGCTCGACATCCGCCGTGCCCAGGTGCTGGTGGAGGCGATCATCGTCGAGATCCAGGACGGCGACGGCCTGAACCTCGGGGTGCAGTGGGCCAATGCCAACGGCGGCGGCACCCAGTTCACCAATACCGGTCTGCCGATCGGGCCGGCCATCATCGCGGGCAAGGACTACAAGGATAACGGCAACACCGAGGGGCTCGAGAACCTGCTTGGCAGCTTCAGCGGCATGGCCGCCGGCTTCTACAAGGGCGACTGGGCCATGCTGGTGACGGCGCTGTCGACCAACACCAAGAACGACATCCTCTCGACCCCGAGCATAGTCACCATGGACAACCACGAAGCCTCCTTCAACGTCGGCCAGGAAGTGCCGGTGCAGAGTGGCTCCCAGAGTTCCACCACCAGCGATCAGGTGTTCAACACCATAGAGCGCAAGACGGTGGGGACTAAGCTGGTGGTGACGCCCCAGATCAACGAAGGGGACTCCGTCTTGCTCAACATAGAGCAGGAGGTCTCCAGCGTGGCCCAGGCCCAGGCGGCCGGGACTGCCAACCTGGGTCCGACCTTCGATACCCGTACCGTCAAGAACGCGGTGCTGGTCAAGAGTGGCGAAACCGTGGTGCTGGGCGGCCTGATGGATGAGCAGACCAAGGAGCAGGTCTCCAAGGTCCCGCTGCTGGGGGACATTCCGGTGCTGGGTTACCTGTTCCGCTCCACCTCCAACACCACCGCCAAGCGCAATTTGATGGTGTTTATCCGACCGACCATCTTGCGGGATGCCAACGTCTACTCCGGCGTCTCCAGCAACAAGTACACCCTGTTCCGCGCCGAGCAGCTGAACCTGGCGGCCGAGGAGGGCTATGCCACCTCGCCGGCCCGCCAGGTGCTGCCCGCCTATGGTCAGGACGTGATGCTCTCCCCCGAGGTGCAAAAGCAGATTGAGCTGATGAAGGCCCAGCAGCAGGCGACCGCCACCGGGGCGCATTCCCAGGTGCAACAGGCGCCGGCCCAGGGGCAACCCTTCGTGCAGGGGCAGCCCTGA
- the hslO gene encoding Hsp33 family molecular chaperone HslO yields MSNQDLLYRYLFEEYEVRGELVQLDSTYRHIVEAQNYPVQVQKLLGELLVATSLLTATLKFEGSITVQLQGDGPVRLAVINGDHNQQLRGVARYEGDLPSDGKLQSLIGNGQLVITISPEQGERYQGIIALESDTLAGCLEQYFAQSEQLATRLWIRTGHHEGSPRAAGILLQELPAQSEDHSADFDHLIQLTSTIKDAELFGLEAEEILYRLYHQDKVRVFDPQAIEFRCTCSRARCEGALLQIEKEEALAMVQELGKIDMHCDYCGAEYQFDGIDIETLFSRAPDNDANKLH; encoded by the coding sequence ATGAGTAACCAAGATCTCCTGTATCGCTATCTGTTCGAAGAGTACGAAGTGCGTGGGGAGCTGGTCCAGCTGGACAGCACCTACCGCCACATCGTGGAAGCCCAGAACTACCCGGTGCAGGTGCAAAAGTTGTTGGGTGAACTGCTGGTCGCCACCAGCCTGCTGACCGCCACCCTCAAGTTTGAAGGCTCCATCACGGTGCAGTTGCAAGGGGACGGTCCGGTTCGCCTGGCGGTGATCAACGGCGATCACAACCAGCAGTTGCGTGGCGTCGCCCGCTACGAAGGCGACCTGCCGAGCGATGGCAAGCTGCAGAGCCTGATCGGCAACGGCCAGCTGGTGATCACCATCAGCCCGGAGCAGGGCGAGCGCTATCAGGGCATCATCGCCCTCGAATCCGACACCCTGGCCGGCTGCCTTGAGCAGTACTTCGCCCAGTCCGAGCAGCTCGCCACCCGGCTCTGGATCCGCACCGGTCATCATGAGGGGAGCCCCCGCGCCGCCGGCATCCTGCTGCAGGAGCTGCCGGCCCAGAGCGAGGATCACAGCGCCGACTTCGATCATCTGATCCAGCTCACCAGCACCATCAAGGACGCAGAGCTGTTTGGCCTGGAGGCCGAGGAGATCCTCTACCGCCTCTATCACCAGGACAAGGTGCGGGTGTTCGATCCCCAGGCGATCGAGTTCCGCTGCACCTGCTCCCGCGCCCGCTGCGAAGGGGCCCTGCTGCAGATAGAGAAGGAGGAAGCGCTGGCCATGGTGCAGGAGCTCGGCAAGATCGACATGCACTGCGACTATTGCGGCGCAGAGTACCAATTCGATGGGATCGACATCGAAACCCTGTTCAGCAGGGCTCCCGATAATGATGCAAACAAGTTACACTAA
- the exeC gene encoding GspC family type II secretion system variant ExeC, protein MTLPFRGDLFSTLLARCNRVPFSRFSQPLFWLLLLLLAHQCAGLTWRLFDLTQSSRNPAWQPSVVAGQGGEASRLDLSNVSRLSLFGKAPQQAQAADVAAAVAADAPKTQLNAQLNGVLASSDSTKSIAIIAHNGLQNSYGIGDYIDGTQANIRQVFADRVIIARDGRDETLMLDGEEYGKPLPKVARQAGQLSSVRSELMSNPGKITDYLNISPVRVDGRMVGYRLNPGSKPELFTQLGLVANDLAVSINGLDLRDNAQAMQAMQQVAGATEMTVTVERQGQLYDVYVGLSE, encoded by the coding sequence ATGACGCTACCGTTCAGGGGTGATTTATTCAGTACCCTTCTGGCTCGTTGCAACCGCGTGCCATTCTCCCGTTTCAGCCAACCGCTGTTCTGGTTGCTGCTGCTGCTGTTGGCCCATCAGTGTGCCGGCCTTACCTGGCGTCTGTTCGATCTGACCCAGTCTTCGCGTAATCCGGCCTGGCAGCCGTCGGTCGTGGCCGGTCAGGGAGGCGAAGCCTCCCGCCTCGATCTCAGCAATGTCAGCCGGCTCTCCCTGTTTGGCAAGGCGCCGCAGCAGGCCCAGGCGGCCGATGTGGCCGCGGCCGTCGCGGCGGATGCCCCCAAGACCCAGCTCAACGCCCAGCTCAACGGGGTGTTGGCGAGCTCTGACTCCACCAAATCCATCGCCATCATCGCCCACAACGGCCTGCAAAACTCCTATGGCATCGGCGATTACATCGACGGTACCCAGGCCAATATCCGGCAGGTGTTTGCCGATCGGGTCATCATCGCCCGCGATGGCCGTGACGAGACCCTGATGCTGGACGGCGAGGAGTACGGCAAACCGCTGCCCAAGGTGGCGCGCCAGGCTGGTCAGCTCTCCTCGGTGCGCAGCGAATTGATGAGCAACCCTGGCAAGATCACCGATTATCTCAATATCTCCCCGGTCCGGGTCGATGGCCGCATGGTCGGCTATCGTCTCAACCCGGGCAGCAAACCTGAACTGTTCACTCAACTCGGACTGGTCGCCAACGATCTGGCGGTCAGCATCAATGGCCTGGATCTGCGGGATAACGCACAGGCCATGCAGGCTATGCAGCAAGTGGCTGGCGCCACGGAAATGACCGTCACCGTCGAACGGCAAGGACAGCTCTACGATGTGTATGTCGGCTTGTCAGAATAA
- the exeE gene encoding GspE family T2SS ATPase variant ExeE has protein sequence MAAYQLDGSDLPAALPELPFAFARNFGVILTERQGAPLLFCRQGVAPQTLLEVRRVAGCNFAVEQLGSDEFEDLLTAHYQRDSSEARQLMEDLGNEMDFFALAEELPQSEDLLDADDDAPIIRLINAMLSEAIKEEASDIHIETFERVLVIRFRIDGVLREILRPHRKLASLLVSRIKVMSRMDIAEKRVPQDGRISLRIGGRAVDVRVSTMPSSYGERVVLRLLDKNNVRLELKQLGMTLANRKIISELIRKPHGIILVTGPTGSGKSTTLYAALSEINSRDRNILTVEDPIEYDLEGVGQTQVNSKVDMTFARGLRAILRQDPDVVMVGEIRDLETAQIAVQASLTGHLVMSTLHTNTAIGAITRMRDMGIESFLLSSSLLAVLAQRLVRTLCPDCRTQHPITEQERLAMGIELAPDQLMWRPVGCEQCNHTGYRGRTGIHELVVIDDTVREAIHGASGELVIERLIRGHTPSIRRDGIDKVLLGQTSLEEVLRVTRED, from the coding sequence ATGGCGGCCTACCAACTCGATGGATCCGACTTGCCGGCGGCGCTGCCCGAGCTGCCGTTTGCCTTCGCCCGCAACTTCGGGGTGATCCTGACCGAGCGGCAGGGCGCCCCCCTGCTGTTCTGTCGTCAGGGCGTCGCGCCGCAGACCCTGCTGGAGGTGCGGCGCGTGGCGGGCTGCAACTTCGCGGTGGAGCAGCTGGGCAGCGACGAATTCGAAGATCTGCTGACGGCCCACTACCAGCGTGACTCCTCCGAGGCACGCCAGCTGATGGAGGATCTCGGTAACGAGATGGACTTCTTCGCCCTGGCGGAGGAGTTGCCCCAGAGCGAGGATCTGCTTGACGCCGACGACGATGCCCCCATCATCCGCCTCATCAACGCCATGTTGAGCGAGGCGATCAAGGAGGAGGCGTCTGACATCCACATCGAGACCTTCGAGCGGGTGCTGGTCATCCGGTTCCGCATCGATGGTGTGCTGCGAGAAATCCTGCGGCCCCACCGCAAGCTCGCCTCTCTGCTGGTGTCACGCATCAAGGTCATGTCCCGCATGGACATCGCCGAGAAGCGGGTGCCCCAGGACGGTCGCATCTCCCTGCGTATCGGCGGCCGGGCGGTGGACGTGCGGGTCTCGACCATGCCGTCGAGCTATGGCGAGCGGGTGGTGCTGCGTCTGCTCGACAAGAACAACGTGCGGCTCGAGCTCAAGCAGCTCGGCATGACGCTGGCCAATCGCAAGATCATCAGCGAGCTCATCCGCAAGCCCCACGGCATCATCCTGGTGACAGGCCCGACCGGCTCGGGCAAGTCCACCACCCTCTACGCGGCGCTGTCCGAGATCAACTCGCGGGACCGCAACATTCTGACGGTGGAAGATCCCATCGAATATGACCTGGAGGGGGTCGGCCAGACCCAGGTCAACAGCAAGGTCGACATGACCTTCGCCCGCGGCCTGCGCGCCATCCTGCGTCAGGACCCCGACGTGGTGATGGTGGGGGAGATCCGCGATCTGGAGACCGCTCAGATAGCGGTGCAGGCGTCGCTGACCGGTCACCTGGTGATGTCGACCCTGCACACCAACACCGCCATCGGTGCCATCACCCGGATGCGGGACATGGGGATCGAGTCCTTCCTGCTCTCCTCCTCGCTATTGGCGGTGCTGGCCCAGCGGCTGGTGCGCACCCTCTGCCCGGATTGCCGCACCCAGCACCCCATCACCGAGCAGGAGCGGCTCGCCATGGGCATCGAGCTGGCGCCGGATCAGCTGATGTGGCGCCCGGTCGGCTGCGAGCAGTGCAACCATACCGGCTATCGTGGCCGGACCGGTATCCATGAGCTGGTGGTGATCGATGACACAGTGCGCGAGGCGATCCACGGTGCCAGCGGCGAGCTGGTCATAGAGCGCCTGATCCGGGGCCATACCCCCAGCATCCGCCGTGATGGCATCGACAAGGTGCTGCTGGGTCAGACCAGCCTGGAAGAGGTATTGCGGGTGACCCGGGAAGATTGA
- the pckA gene encoding phosphoenolpyruvate carboxykinase (ATP), protein MTIVAEPTLAQQLQLDQYGIKNSQEIVRNPSYEQLFAEETRPDLEGFERGVVTELGAVNVNTGIFTGRSPKDKYIVKDATTQNTVWWSDQGKNDNKALSPEVWSHLKSLVTKQLSGKRLFVVDGYCGANPDTRLAVRIITEVAWQAHFVKNMFIRPSEEELKTFKPDFVVMNGAKCTNPNWQEQGLNSENFVAFNLTEKIQLIGGTWYGGEMKKGMFSMMNYFLPLRGMASMHCSANVGQDGDVAIFFGLSGTGKTTLSTDPKRQLIGDDEHGWDDDGVFNFEGGCYAKTIKLSKEAEPDIYNAIRRDALLENVTVAADGTIDFNDGSRTENTRVSYPIYHIENIVKPVSKAGHATKVIFLTADAFGVLPPVAKLTKEQTKYHFLSGFTAKLAGTERGITEPTPTFSSCFGAAFLSLHPTKYGQELVKRMEAAGAEAYLVNTGWNGTGKRISIKDTRAIIDAILDGSIEKAQTKTLPIFNLEVPTALHDVNPAILDPRDTYADQAEWDAKAVDLAERFIKNFERFTDTEEGKRLVAAGPQL, encoded by the coding sequence ATGACTATCGTGGCAGAACCCACCCTGGCCCAACAATTACAACTAGACCAGTACGGCATCAAAAACAGCCAAGAAATCGTTCGCAACCCCTCCTATGAGCAGCTTTTCGCAGAAGAGACCCGCCCAGACCTGGAAGGATTCGAGCGAGGTGTCGTCACCGAGCTGGGCGCAGTCAATGTCAACACCGGCATCTTTACCGGCCGTTCCCCAAAAGATAAATATATCGTCAAGGACGCCACTACCCAGAACACTGTATGGTGGTCTGACCAGGGTAAAAACGATAACAAGGCACTGAGCCCGGAAGTCTGGTCACATCTAAAATCCCTGGTGACCAAGCAGCTCTCCGGCAAGCGTCTGTTCGTGGTGGATGGCTACTGTGGCGCCAACCCGGATACCCGCCTGGCGGTACGCATCATCACCGAGGTGGCCTGGCAGGCTCACTTCGTCAAGAACATGTTCATTCGCCCGAGCGAGGAAGAACTCAAGACCTTCAAGCCGGACTTCGTGGTGATGAACGGTGCCAAGTGCACCAACCCGAACTGGCAGGAGCAGGGGCTCAACTCCGAGAACTTCGTCGCCTTCAACTTGACCGAGAAGATCCAGCTCATCGGTGGCACCTGGTACGGTGGCGAGATGAAGAAGGGGATGTTCTCCATGATGAACTACTTCCTGCCCCTGCGCGGCATGGCCTCCATGCACTGCTCCGCCAACGTGGGTCAGGACGGCGACGTGGCCATCTTCTTCGGCCTGTCCGGCACCGGCAAGACCACCCTCTCCACCGATCCCAAGCGTCAGCTGATCGGCGATGACGAGCACGGCTGGGACGATGACGGCGTGTTCAACTTCGAAGGCGGCTGCTACGCCAAGACCATCAAGCTCTCCAAGGAAGCCGAGCCGGACATCTACAACGCCATCCGTCGCGATGCGTTGCTGGAGAACGTGACCGTGGCCGCCGATGGCACCATCGACTTCAACGATGGCTCCCGCACCGAGAACACCCGGGTCTCCTACCCCATCTATCACATCGAGAACATCGTCAAGCCGGTCTCCAAAGCGGGTCATGCCACCAAGGTGATCTTCCTGACCGCCGATGCCTTCGGAGTGCTGCCCCCGGTCGCCAAGCTGACCAAGGAGCAGACCAAGTATCACTTCCTGTCCGGCTTCACCGCCAAGCTGGCCGGTACCGAGCGCGGCATCACCGAGCCGACCCCGACCTTCTCCTCCTGCTTCGGCGCGGCCTTCCTCAGCCTGCACCCGACCAAGTACGGCCAGGAGCTGGTGAAACGGATGGAAGCCGCCGGCGCCGAGGCCTACCTGGTCAACACCGGCTGGAACGGCACCGGCAAACGGATCTCCATCAAGGATACCCGTGCCATCATCGACGCCATCCTGGATGGCTCCATCGAGAAGGCACAAACCAAGACCCTGCCGATCTTCAACCTGGAAGTGCCGACCGCACTGCACGATGTGAACCCGGCCATCCTCGACCCGCGCGACACTTATGCCGACCAGGCCGAGTGGGACGCCAAGGCGGTCGATCTGGCCGAGCGTTTCATCAAGAACTTCGAGCGTTTCACCGACACCGAAGAGGGCAAACGCCTGGTCGCCGCGGGCCCGCAGCTGTAA
- a CDS encoding aminopeptidase P family protein, whose translation MNHFEIIETRVAQVRTTLATLELDAFIVPHDDEHLGEYIPAYAERLDWITGFNGSAGLAIIMAQRAALFIDGRYTVQARLQAPAELFEFLHLNEDPHVQWLAEQLPSGARVGFDARLHSLAWYQNAKALLSERGIALVRVEDNLIDLHWADRPAPTKTPVILYSEELAGQSSQAKRELLASDLRKRGLDAVLLTQAEPINWLLNLRGRDVERLPVVLGFAVLYANTSMDFFVDTDKIDCVAFSRHVGQDVSVYPIDKLGDVLQRIGEDQQKVLADPNTANAWTQLTMEEAGAILVAGQDPTMLPKACKNEVELAGMQRAHLRDGVAVTRFLAWLDRLIAAGEFEGVDEGTLADRLEAFRREQDHYVEPSFDTISALGPNAAMCHYRHTNGVPRAFGQDSIYLVDSGAQYLDGTTDITRTLKVGEVTDEHKAMFTRVLQGHIALDQARFPRGTAGIQLDVLARMPLWQAGYNYDHGTGHGVGHFLSVHEGPQRIAPKGSLVPLQPGMVLSNEPGYYRENAFGIRCENLVVVTEQEQIGELPMLGFERLTYVPFDTRLIDRSLLSPAEFRWINDYHMEVFRRLSPLLDGEDLAWLEQATSLI comes from the coding sequence ATGAACCATTTCGAGATTATTGAAACCCGCGTCGCCCAGGTCAGGACCACTCTGGCCACGTTGGAGCTGGACGCCTTCATCGTCCCCCACGACGACGAGCACCTGGGGGAGTACATCCCCGCCTACGCCGAACGTCTGGACTGGATCACGGGTTTCAACGGCTCCGCCGGGCTCGCCATCATCATGGCGCAGCGGGCGGCCCTGTTCATCGACGGTCGTTATACGGTGCAGGCCCGCCTGCAGGCACCGGCCGAGCTGTTTGAGTTTCTTCACCTGAACGAAGATCCCCACGTGCAATGGCTGGCAGAGCAGCTGCCGTCCGGCGCCCGGGTCGGCTTCGACGCCCGGCTGCACAGCCTGGCCTGGTACCAGAACGCCAAGGCGCTATTGAGCGAGCGCGGCATCGCGCTGGTCCGGGTCGAGGATAATCTCATCGATCTGCACTGGGCCGATCGCCCCGCCCCGACCAAGACCCCGGTCATCCTCTACAGCGAGGAGTTGGCGGGCCAGTCGAGCCAGGCCAAGCGCGAACTGCTGGCGAGCGATCTGCGCAAGCGCGGCCTGGATGCGGTGCTGCTGACCCAGGCCGAGCCCATCAACTGGCTGCTCAACCTGCGCGGCCGCGACGTGGAGCGTCTGCCGGTGGTGCTCGGCTTTGCCGTGCTCTACGCCAACACCAGCATGGATTTCTTCGTCGACACCGACAAGATCGACTGCGTCGCCTTCTCCCGCCACGTGGGACAGGATGTCTCCGTCTATCCCATCGACAAGCTGGGTGACGTGCTGCAGCGCATCGGGGAAGATCAGCAGAAGGTGCTGGCCGATCCGAACACCGCCAACGCCTGGACCCAGCTCACCATGGAAGAGGCGGGCGCCATCCTGGTGGCCGGTCAGGATCCGACCATGCTGCCCAAGGCGTGCAAGAACGAGGTGGAGCTGGCTGGCATGCAGCGCGCCCACCTGCGCGATGGCGTCGCCGTCACCCGCTTCCTCGCCTGGCTGGATCGCCTGATCGCCGCCGGCGAGTTCGAGGGGGTGGATGAGGGCACCCTGGCCGATCGGCTGGAAGCCTTCCGCCGCGAGCAGGACCATTATGTGGAGCCGAGCTTCGACACCATCTCCGCGCTCGGCCCCAACGCCGCCATGTGCCACTACCGTCACACCAATGGCGTGCCGCGCGCCTTCGGCCAGGACAGCATCTATCTGGTGGACTCCGGCGCCCAGTATCTGGATGGCACCACCGACATCACCCGCACCCTCAAGGTGGGTGAGGTGACGGATGAGCACAAGGCCATGTTCACCCGGGTGCTGCAGGGTCACATTGCCCTGGATCAGGCCCGCTTCCCCCGCGGCACCGCCGGCATCCAGCTCGACGTGCTGGCCCGCATGCCGCTGTGGCAGGCCGGTTACAACTACGACCACGGCACAGGTCACGGCGTCGGCCACTTCCTGAGCGTGCACGAAGGCCCGCAGCGCATCGCCCCCAAGGGCAGCCTGGTGCCGTTGCAGCCGGGCATGGTGCTCTCCAACGAGCCGGGCTACTACCGGGAGAATGCGTTCGGCATTCGCTGTGAGAACCTGGTGGTGGTGACCGAGCAGGAGCAGATCGGTGAGTTGCCGATGCTCGGCTTCGAGCGGCTGACCTATGTGCCGTTCGATACGCGTCTCATCGATCGCAGCCTGTTGAGCCCGGCCGAGTTCCGCTGGATCAACGACTACCATATGGAAGTCTTCCGCCGCCTGAGCCCGCTGCTGGACGGCGAGGATCTCGCCTGGCTGGAGCAGGCAACCAGCCTCATCTAA